The Amycolatopsis viridis genome window below encodes:
- a CDS encoding HAD family hydrolase, with product MIGLPDDITACLFDLDGVLTGTAALHREAWKQTFDGFLRERDGDGFRPFTDADYAEYVDGRPRLDGVRSFLASRGIELPEGGPDDPVTEHTVNGLGNRKNHLVLRIIAERGPNPFEGSRRYLEAARAAGLKIAVVTSSANAQAVLDAAGFTPFVQARIDGLVITRDRLRGKPAPDSFVAGAKALGVEPARAAVFEDALAGVEAGRAGHFGFVVGVNRANQAEALRAHGADVVVDDLAELLGDTGETA from the coding sequence ATGATCGGGTTGCCCGACGACATCACCGCGTGCCTGTTCGATCTGGACGGTGTCCTCACCGGCACCGCCGCCCTGCACCGCGAAGCCTGGAAGCAGACGTTCGACGGGTTCCTGCGTGAACGGGACGGCGACGGGTTCCGCCCGTTCACCGACGCCGACTACGCCGAGTACGTGGACGGGCGGCCGCGGCTGGACGGGGTGCGCTCGTTCCTCGCCTCACGCGGGATCGAGCTGCCCGAGGGCGGCCCGGACGACCCGGTGACCGAGCACACGGTGAACGGACTGGGCAACCGCAAGAACCACCTGGTGCTGCGGATCATCGCCGAACGCGGGCCGAACCCGTTCGAGGGCTCGCGCCGCTACCTGGAGGCCGCGCGGGCCGCCGGACTCAAGATCGCCGTCGTGACGTCGTCGGCGAACGCGCAGGCGGTGCTGGACGCCGCCGGTTTCACCCCGTTCGTGCAGGCCCGCATCGACGGGCTGGTCATCACCCGGGACCGGCTGCGCGGCAAACCGGCGCCGGACTCCTTCGTGGCCGGGGCGAAGGCGCTGGGCGTGGAACCCGCGCGGGCCGCGGTGTTCGAGGACGCGCTGGCCGGGGTCGAGGCCGGGCGGGCGGGACACTTCGGGTTCGTCGTCGGCGTGAACCGGGCGAACCAGGCGGAGGCGCTGCGGGCGCACGGTGCCGACGTGGTGGTGGACGATCTGGCGGAACTGCTGGGCGACACGGGAGAAACGGCATGA
- a CDS encoding LLM class F420-dependent oxidoreductase, translated as MRIGTQINYSGGFAESVRDVVELEKAGLDVVTVPEAYSFDAVSQLGYLAAKTERVQLASGILQIYTRTPTLTAMTAAGLDFVSGGRFILGIGASGPQVVEGFHGVRYDAPLGRTREIVEICRQVWRRERVVHDGKHYQIPLPADQGTGLGKPLKIINHPVRERIPVQIAAIGPKNVALTAEIAEGWQPIFFHPERAAEVWGEALAEGRAKRDPSLGELDVAVGVPVAIGEDVGGMLDWVRPVVALYVGGMGARGKNFYTELACRYGYEAEAKLIQDLYLDGKKEEAAAAVPLDLLRAICLVGPKGYVRERLAALREAGVTTLQLTFLDPDPARRAVVVGELRELLS; from the coding sequence ATGCGGATCGGCACCCAGATCAACTACTCCGGCGGGTTCGCCGAGAGCGTCCGGGACGTGGTCGAGCTGGAGAAGGCCGGGCTCGACGTCGTCACCGTCCCCGAGGCCTATTCGTTCGACGCGGTCAGCCAGCTCGGCTACCTCGCGGCCAAGACCGAGCGGGTCCAGCTGGCCTCGGGCATCCTGCAGATTTACACGCGGACGCCGACGCTGACCGCCATGACGGCGGCGGGCCTGGACTTCGTGTCCGGCGGCCGGTTCATCCTCGGCATCGGGGCGTCCGGGCCGCAGGTCGTCGAGGGCTTCCACGGGGTGCGCTACGACGCGCCGCTGGGCCGCACGCGCGAGATCGTGGAGATCTGCCGCCAGGTGTGGCGGCGGGAGCGCGTCGTGCACGACGGCAAGCACTACCAGATCCCGCTGCCGGCGGACCAGGGCACCGGTCTGGGCAAGCCGCTGAAGATCATCAACCACCCGGTGCGGGAGCGGATCCCGGTCCAGATCGCCGCGATCGGCCCGAAGAACGTGGCGCTGACCGCGGAAATCGCGGAGGGCTGGCAGCCGATCTTCTTCCACCCGGAGCGGGCCGCCGAGGTGTGGGGCGAGGCGCTCGCCGAGGGCAGGGCCAAGCGCGACCCGTCCCTGGGCGAGCTCGACGTCGCCGTCGGCGTGCCGGTGGCGATCGGTGAGGACGTCGGCGGGATGCTCGACTGGGTCCGGCCGGTGGTGGCCCTCTACGTCGGCGGCATGGGCGCCCGCGGCAAGAACTTCTACACCGAGCTGGCCTGCCGCTACGGCTATGAGGCGGAGGCCAAGCTGATCCAGGACCTCTACCTCGACGGCAAGAAGGAGGAGGCCGCTGCGGCCGTCCCGCTCGACCTGCTGCGGGCCATCTGCCTGGTCGGCCCGAAGGGGTACGTGCGGGAGCGGCTGGCCGCCCTGCGCGAGGCCGGGGTCACCACCCTGCAGCTCACGTTCCTCGACCCCGACCCGGCTCGCCGCGCCGTGGTCGTCGGCGAGCTGCGGGAACTGCTCAGCTGA
- a CDS encoding nitroreductase family deazaflavin-dependent oxidoreductase, translating into MVLSKKVARFNRVATNRVLGPLSMWLPGFAMIVHRGRRSGRTYRTPVKTFRVADSLVVALTYGPDADWVRNVLAAGGCEIETRTRIIKATRPRVVRDERRTTMPPGVRHILGAVGVTEFLFLDRVS; encoded by the coding sequence ATGGTGTTGTCGAAGAAGGTCGCCAGGTTCAACCGCGTCGCGACCAACCGCGTGCTCGGGCCACTGAGCATGTGGCTGCCCGGGTTCGCCATGATCGTCCACCGCGGCCGCCGGTCCGGGCGGACCTACCGGACTCCGGTGAAGACCTTCCGGGTGGCGGACAGTCTCGTCGTGGCCCTGACCTACGGCCCGGACGCCGACTGGGTCCGCAACGTCCTGGCAGCCGGCGGGTGCGAGATCGAGACGCGCACGCGGATCATCAAGGCGACCCGCCCCAGGGTGGTGCGCGACGAACGACGGACGACCATGCCGCCCGGCGTCCGCCACATCCTCGGCGCCGTCGGGGTGACCGAGTTCCTGTTCCTCGACCGGGTCAGCTGA
- a CDS encoding Fpg/Nei family DNA glycosylase encodes MPELPDVEGFRRVLTRHAAGKRITEVTTLDAGVLRGVTGRRLRDTLTGRRFGEPRRLGKWLIAPVVDRPETVVLHFGMTGSLRWETGDRERHDRVIFAFDDGELRYRDMRKLQGLRLAADDAELDRLLADTGPDALAVGQDRFRELLGRRRQLKPLLTDQSVLGGLGNLLVDEILWRARLNPHTPAADLDRAAADALYREMRAVLRAAVQAERVPPRKSWLTGRRDEPSGSCPRCGATLEHGRAGGRGTVWCPRCQPG; translated from the coding sequence ATGCCCGAACTGCCGGACGTCGAAGGGTTCCGCCGGGTTCTCACCCGGCACGCGGCAGGCAAGCGCATCACCGAGGTCACGACGCTCGACGCGGGCGTCCTGCGGGGTGTGACCGGCCGCCGGCTGCGGGACACGCTCACCGGGCGCCGGTTCGGCGAGCCACGGCGGCTCGGCAAGTGGCTGATCGCGCCGGTGGTGGACCGCCCGGAGACGGTCGTGCTGCACTTCGGCATGACCGGATCGCTGCGGTGGGAGACCGGGGACCGGGAGCGGCACGACCGGGTGATCTTCGCGTTCGACGACGGCGAGCTGCGTTACCGCGACATGCGCAAGCTCCAGGGCCTGCGCCTGGCCGCCGACGACGCGGAACTCGACCGGCTGCTCGCGGACACCGGACCGGACGCGCTGGCGGTGGGCCAGGACCGGTTCCGCGAACTGCTCGGCCGCCGCCGGCAGCTCAAGCCGCTGCTCACCGACCAGTCCGTCCTCGGCGGCCTGGGAAACCTGCTGGTCGACGAGATCCTGTGGCGGGCACGGCTCAACCCGCACACCCCCGCGGCCGACCTGGACCGGGCGGCGGCCGACGCCCTGTACCGGGAAATGCGCGCGGTGCTGCGCGCGGCGGTGCAGGCGGAACGGGTGCCGCCACGCAAGAGCTGGCTCACCGGTCGCCGCGACGAGCCCTCCGGATCGTGCCCGCGATGCGGCGCGACGCTCGAGCACGGCCGGGCCGGTGGCCGCGGCACGGTCTGGTGCCCGCGCTGCCAACCCGGTTGA
- a CDS encoding glycoside hydrolase family 65 protein encodes MSLVTRGYECAPWELRWRGLAVDQLQRTESAFALSNGHIGLRGTLEEGEPRGLPGTYLNGYYEEHELPYAEAGYGYPEAGQTVVNVTDGKIIRLLVEDEPFDMRYGAATEHDRVLDFRTGTLTRTTEWSSPTGRQVRVRTQRLVSFTQRAVVAIRYEVEPLDGKMQLVLQSDLLANEPIETDTTDPRVAAALQSPLESEFYLADGYRAVLVHRTKRSGLRMAAAMDHQIESPDGLRTDILAEEDLARLSIAVDVPQGKVLRMTKFVGYGWSAQRSVPALRAQVDAALAGALQTGWDGLLAEQRAFLDDFWETADIEIDGDPELQQATRFALFHILQAGARGESRAIPGKGLTGPGYDGHAFWDTESFVLPVLTYSVPEAARDALRWRHSTLPKARERARQLGLRGAAFPWRSINGAECSAYWPAGTAAFHVSADIADAVARYYWATGDAEFERQCGAELLLETARLWMSLGHFDRHGRFRIDGVTGPDEYSAVSDNNVYTNLMAQRNLREAAASCERVPEVASLFGVDETELGGWREAAERMYVPYNEELGVHPQSDGFTEHLDWDFAATPPENYPLLLHYPYFDLYRKQVVKQADLVLALHLRGDAFTAEQKRRDFAYYEARTVRDSSLSAGTQAVIAAEVGHLDLAYDYLAEAALTDLHDVHNNVRNGLHMASLAGAWLGVVAGFGGMRDHDGKLTFAPRLPPALDRIEFRMCFRGSRFAVEIHSDSATYRLLSGKPVEIRHHGEPMSVTEEPATRPVPEIDPGPAPHQPSGRAPVHRDPGRVRRNLAASC; translated from the coding sequence ATGAGCCTGGTGACGCGTGGCTACGAGTGCGCGCCGTGGGAACTGCGGTGGCGCGGGCTCGCGGTCGACCAGCTGCAGCGCACGGAGTCGGCGTTCGCGCTGTCCAACGGGCACATCGGCCTGCGCGGAACCCTGGAGGAGGGTGAGCCGCGCGGTCTGCCCGGCACCTACCTCAACGGGTACTACGAGGAGCACGAACTCCCCTACGCCGAGGCCGGTTACGGCTATCCGGAGGCCGGGCAGACGGTCGTCAACGTGACCGACGGCAAGATCATCCGCCTGCTGGTCGAGGACGAGCCGTTCGACATGCGGTACGGCGCCGCCACCGAGCACGACCGCGTGCTCGACTTCCGCACCGGCACGCTGACCCGGACCACGGAGTGGTCGTCGCCGACCGGGCGGCAGGTGCGGGTGCGCACGCAGCGGCTGGTGTCGTTCACGCAGCGGGCGGTCGTGGCGATCCGGTACGAGGTGGAGCCGCTGGACGGGAAGATGCAGCTGGTGCTGCAATCGGACCTGCTGGCCAACGAGCCGATCGAGACCGACACCACGGACCCGCGGGTGGCCGCGGCGCTGCAATCGCCGCTGGAGTCGGAGTTCTACCTGGCCGACGGTTACCGCGCAGTGCTGGTGCACCGGACGAAGCGGTCCGGGCTGCGGATGGCCGCGGCGATGGACCACCAGATCGAGTCGCCGGACGGCCTGCGCACCGACATCCTCGCCGAGGAGGACCTGGCGCGGCTGAGCATCGCGGTGGACGTGCCGCAGGGCAAGGTGCTGCGGATGACCAAGTTCGTCGGGTACGGGTGGTCGGCCCAGCGGTCCGTGCCGGCGCTGCGCGCGCAGGTGGACGCGGCACTCGCCGGGGCGCTGCAAACCGGCTGGGACGGGTTGCTGGCCGAGCAGCGCGCGTTCCTGGACGACTTCTGGGAGACCGCGGACATCGAGATCGACGGCGATCCCGAGCTGCAGCAGGCGACCCGGTTCGCGTTGTTCCACATCCTGCAGGCCGGGGCCCGCGGCGAGAGCCGGGCGATCCCGGGCAAGGGCCTGACCGGGCCGGGCTACGACGGGCACGCGTTCTGGGACACCGAGTCGTTCGTGCTGCCCGTGCTGACCTACAGCGTGCCGGAGGCGGCCCGGGACGCCTTGCGGTGGCGGCATTCCACGTTGCCCAAGGCGCGGGAACGCGCCCGCCAGCTCGGGTTGCGCGGTGCCGCGTTCCCGTGGCGGTCGATCAACGGCGCCGAGTGCTCGGCGTACTGGCCGGCGGGCACCGCGGCGTTCCACGTCAGCGCCGACATCGCCGACGCGGTCGCCCGCTACTACTGGGCCACCGGTGACGCGGAGTTCGAGCGGCAGTGCGGCGCCGAGCTGCTGCTGGAAACGGCGCGGTTGTGGATGTCGCTGGGCCACTTCGACCGGCACGGCCGGTTCCGCATCGACGGGGTGACCGGCCCGGACGAGTACTCGGCGGTGTCGGACAACAACGTCTACACGAACCTGATGGCGCAGCGGAACCTCCGCGAGGCGGCGGCGTCCTGCGAGCGCGTCCCCGAGGTTGCGTCGCTGTTCGGGGTGGACGAAACGGAGCTGGGTGGCTGGCGCGAGGCCGCCGAGCGGATGTACGTGCCCTACAACGAAGAACTCGGGGTGCACCCGCAGTCGGACGGTTTCACCGAGCACCTGGACTGGGATTTCGCCGCCACCCCGCCGGAGAACTACCCGTTGCTGCTGCACTACCCGTACTTCGACCTGTACCGCAAACAGGTGGTGAAGCAGGCCGATCTGGTGCTGGCCCTGCACCTGCGCGGTGACGCGTTCACCGCCGAGCAGAAGCGCCGCGACTTCGCCTACTACGAGGCCCGCACGGTGCGTGACTCGTCCCTGTCCGCCGGCACCCAGGCGGTGATCGCGGCCGAGGTGGGACATCTGGACCTCGCCTACGACTACCTGGCCGAGGCAGCGCTGACCGATCTGCACGACGTGCACAACAACGTCCGCAATGGACTGCACATGGCGTCGCTGGCCGGGGCGTGGCTGGGCGTGGTCGCCGGGTTCGGCGGGATGCGCGACCACGACGGGAAGCTCACCTTCGCGCCGCGGCTGCCGCCGGCGCTGGACCGCATCGAGTTCCGGATGTGCTTCCGCGGCAGCCGGTTCGCGGTGGAGATCCACTCCGACAGCGCCACCTACCGGCTGCTGTCGGGCAAGCCGGTGGAGATCCGGCACCACGGCGAGCCGATGTCGGTCACCGAGGAGCCGGCCACCCGGCCGGTCCCGGAGATCGATCCCGGCCCGGCACCGCACCAGCCGAGCGGCCGCGCGCCGGTGCACCGCGACCCCGGCCGGGTGCGGCGCAACCTCGCCGCGTCCTGCTGA
- a CDS encoding hypervirulence associated TUDOR domain-containing protein: MTEFKKGDRVRWDAGNESSVGTVEQKITEDTHAGGRQVRASEDNPQYLVRSEKSGRTAVHKPDKLHPAD; the protein is encoded by the coding sequence ATGACGGAGTTCAAGAAGGGCGACCGCGTCCGCTGGGACGCCGGCAACGAGAGCTCGGTCGGCACCGTCGAGCAGAAGATCACCGAGGACACCCACGCCGGCGGGCGCCAGGTACGGGCGTCCGAGGACAACCCGCAGTACCTGGTGCGGAGCGAGAAGTCCGGCCGGACGGCGGTGCACAAGCCGGACAAACTGCACCCGGCGGACTGA
- a CDS encoding DUF885 domain-containing protein — protein MTEVVKLADEFVEALFDAEPLWPAALGLESARDGIGDLGEEAEAAHRDRLADFVRRAEAIDPAGLSAEDRVTRDVVLTQARGHLDRLDTHAVEFTISDIFVAPAVGLLTILPMIGVPDDEHGRRHLTRLADIPRYLEQAAARHRAGVAAGRVPVEHLVRAAIAHLDRYLAEPGSDPLLRQPAPSEDFARERDRVLAEVVRPAFAAYRDALTGIAPHGRPPEKPGVCWLPDGEAIYTALARTHTTTDRTPDELHETGVGIIADLAGEYREIGSRVFGTTDLAEIFHRLRTDPQLRWGSAGELLDTARAAIARAEEAAPRWFGRIPPHPWVVEPVPAAEAPGAPPAFYLQPAVDGSRPGIYFANTHDVTERFRHAAEVMAFHEAIPGHHFQLSTALTLTDLPLLRRIGDFTAYAEGWGLYAERLAAEMGLYSDDVALLGMLTMDSMRAGRLVVDTGLHALGWSRQQAVDYLRENTPMPQVEIESEVDRYIAYPGQALSYMVGRLEIQRVRAKAERALGERFDIRAFHDLVLGGGALPLSVLEGVVDDWIARP, from the coding sequence ATGACCGAGGTCGTGAAGCTCGCCGACGAGTTCGTGGAAGCCCTGTTCGACGCCGAACCGCTGTGGCCGGCGGCACTCGGGCTGGAATCCGCCCGGGACGGGATCGGCGATCTCGGCGAGGAGGCCGAGGCCGCCCACCGCGACCGGCTCGCCGACTTCGTGCGGCGCGCCGAGGCGATCGACCCGGCCGGGCTGAGCGCCGAGGACCGGGTGACCCGGGACGTTGTGCTGACGCAGGCGCGCGGTCACCTGGACCGGCTGGACACGCACGCGGTCGAGTTCACCATCAGCGACATCTTCGTCGCCCCCGCGGTCGGCCTGCTGACGATCCTGCCGATGATCGGCGTGCCCGACGACGAGCACGGCCGCCGGCACCTCACCCGGCTGGCGGACATCCCGCGCTACCTGGAGCAGGCCGCCGCCCGGCACCGCGCCGGCGTGGCCGCCGGACGGGTCCCGGTCGAGCACCTGGTCCGCGCCGCGATCGCGCACCTGGACCGCTACCTGGCCGAGCCCGGCTCCGACCCGCTGCTGCGCCAGCCCGCGCCGAGCGAGGACTTCGCCCGCGAACGGGACCGCGTGCTCGCCGAGGTGGTGCGGCCCGCGTTCGCCGCCTACCGGGACGCGCTCACCGGTATCGCGCCGCACGGGCGCCCGCCGGAGAAGCCCGGCGTGTGCTGGCTGCCCGACGGCGAGGCGATCTACACCGCCCTCGCCCGCACGCACACCACGACCGATCGCACCCCGGACGAGCTGCACGAAACCGGCGTGGGCATCATCGCCGACCTGGCCGGTGAGTACCGCGAGATCGGCTCGCGCGTGTTCGGCACCACCGATCTGGCCGAGATCTTCCACCGGCTGCGCACCGATCCGCAGCTGCGGTGGGGCAGTGCCGGGGAACTGCTCGACACCGCCCGGGCGGCGATCGCCCGGGCCGAGGAGGCCGCGCCGCGCTGGTTCGGCCGCATCCCGCCGCACCCGTGGGTGGTGGAGCCGGTGCCGGCGGCCGAGGCGCCCGGCGCGCCGCCCGCGTTCTACCTGCAACCGGCCGTCGACGGGTCGCGGCCCGGGATCTACTTCGCCAACACCCACGACGTGACCGAACGGTTCCGGCACGCCGCCGAGGTGATGGCCTTCCACGAAGCCATCCCCGGTCACCACTTCCAGCTCTCCACCGCGCTGACGCTGACGGATCTGCCGCTGCTGCGCCGGATCGGTGACTTCACCGCCTACGCCGAGGGCTGGGGCCTCTACGCCGAGCGGCTGGCCGCCGAGATGGGCCTGTACTCCGACGACGTGGCACTGCTCGGCATGCTCACCATGGACTCGATGCGGGCCGGCCGCCTGGTGGTGGACACCGGGCTGCACGCGCTGGGGTGGTCGCGGCAGCAGGCGGTGGACTACCTGCGGGAGAACACCCCGATGCCGCAGGTGGAGATCGAGTCCGAAGTGGACCGCTACATCGCCTACCCCGGGCAGGCGCTGTCGTACATGGTGGGGCGCCTGGAGATCCAGCGCGTGCGGGCGAAGGCCGAGCGGGCGCTGGGGGAGCGGTTCGACATCCGCGCCTTCCACGACCTGGTCCTCGGTGGCGGCGCGCTGCCCCTGTCGGTGCTGGAGGGTGTGGTGGACGACTGGATCGCGCGACCGTGA
- a CDS encoding amidase, whose translation MTDLCFLTARELRAALGAREVSAREVVRAHLDQIERVNPHVNAVVTLAADRALAEAAAADERAARGAELPPLHGIPVAHKDTHETAGIRTTFGSPLFADHVPDHDELVVERMRAAGVISLGKTNVPEFAAGSHTFNPVFGTTRNPYDLARSAGGSSGGAAAALATGMHPLADGSDLGGSLRNPASFCNVVGFRPSIGRVPSWPAPLGWTGLGMPGPMARTVADAALLLSVLAGPDPRSPIALAEPGEVFARPLDRDLRGLRVAWSPDLGGAVPVEPEVAAVVEESAKVFEGLGCVVERACPDFTGADEAFRILRAWQFAVKFGPLLADSRDRLKDSIVWNTEEGLRLSAVDVGRAEVLRTELFHRFREFFTRHDLLLLPVSQVPPFDAGLEYPARVAGTAMATYLDWMRSAYFVTVSGSPALSVPAGFTPAGLPVGLQIVGPHRADFAVLQAGHVFEQATGVARQRPEVAR comes from the coding sequence GTGACCGACCTGTGCTTCCTCACCGCCCGCGAGCTGCGGGCCGCGCTCGGTGCCCGGGAGGTGTCCGCCCGTGAGGTCGTGCGGGCGCACCTCGACCAGATCGAGCGCGTCAACCCGCACGTCAACGCCGTCGTCACGCTCGCCGCGGACCGGGCGCTGGCCGAGGCCGCCGCGGCCGACGAGCGTGCCGCGCGTGGCGCGGAACTGCCGCCGCTGCACGGAATCCCGGTCGCGCACAAGGACACGCACGAGACCGCTGGGATCCGCACCACATTCGGCTCGCCGCTGTTCGCCGACCACGTGCCGGACCACGACGAGCTCGTCGTCGAGCGCATGCGCGCGGCCGGGGTGATCAGCCTCGGCAAGACGAACGTGCCGGAGTTCGCTGCCGGCTCGCACACCTTCAACCCGGTCTTCGGCACCACCCGCAACCCCTACGACCTCGCCAGATCAGCGGGCGGGAGCAGCGGGGGCGCGGCGGCCGCCCTGGCCACCGGGATGCACCCGCTCGCCGACGGCAGCGACCTCGGCGGGTCGTTGCGCAACCCGGCGTCGTTCTGCAACGTGGTCGGTTTCCGCCCCTCGATCGGGCGGGTGCCGTCGTGGCCCGCCCCGCTCGGCTGGACCGGGCTGGGCATGCCGGGCCCGATGGCCCGCACGGTGGCCGACGCCGCCCTGCTGCTGTCGGTGCTCGCCGGGCCGGACCCGCGTTCGCCGATCGCGCTCGCCGAACCGGGCGAGGTGTTCGCGCGCCCGCTGGACCGGGACCTGCGCGGGCTGCGGGTCGCGTGGTCGCCCGACCTCGGCGGGGCGGTGCCGGTCGAACCGGAGGTCGCAGCCGTGGTCGAGGAGTCGGCGAAGGTGTTCGAGGGCCTCGGCTGCGTCGTGGAGCGCGCGTGCCCGGACTTCACCGGCGCGGACGAGGCGTTCCGGATCCTGCGGGCCTGGCAGTTCGCGGTGAAGTTCGGGCCGCTGCTGGCGGACTCCCGCGACCGGCTCAAGGACAGCATCGTGTGGAACACCGAGGAGGGGCTGCGGCTGTCGGCGGTCGACGTGGGCCGCGCCGAGGTGCTGCGCACCGAACTGTTCCACCGGTTCCGCGAGTTCTTCACCCGCCACGACCTCCTGCTGCTGCCGGTGAGCCAGGTGCCGCCGTTCGACGCCGGGCTCGAATACCCGGCGCGGGTGGCGGGCACCGCGATGGCGACCTACCTGGACTGGATGCGCTCGGCCTACTTCGTCACGGTGAGCGGTTCACCCGCGCTGTCGGTGCCGGCCGGGTTCACGCCGGCGGGACTCCCGGTGGGGCTGCAGATCGTCGGTCCGCACCGCGCGGATTTCGCCGTGCTGCAGGCCGGGCACGTGTTCGAGCAGGCCACGGGAGTGGCACGGCAGCGGCCGGAGGTGGCGCGATGA
- a CDS encoding DUF3140 domain-containing protein produces the protein MDDDTDDKGDTNDTDEIWRRFRDEVNMTPKELEDWLETDESKQAGQHDGGGESVGHSSGRRIVQILRSKRDDLGDEDYQHMRKVLGYLHRHRAQRPSGDVTETKWRYSLMNWGHDPLR, from the coding sequence ATGGACGACGACACGGACGACAAAGGCGACACGAACGACACGGACGAGATCTGGCGCCGGTTCCGCGACGAAGTGAACATGACGCCGAAGGAGTTGGAGGACTGGCTCGAGACGGACGAATCGAAGCAGGCGGGCCAGCACGACGGTGGCGGGGAGTCCGTCGGGCACTCCTCGGGCCGGCGGATCGTGCAGATCCTGCGGAGCAAGCGGGACGACCTCGGCGACGAGGACTACCAGCACATGCGGAAGGTGCTCGGTTACCTCCACCGGCACCGCGCCCAGCGGCCCTCCGGTGACGTCACGGAGACGAAATGGCGGTATTCGCTGATGAACTGGGGCCACGACCCGCTCCGGTGA
- a CDS encoding DUF885 domain-containing protein, giving the protein MSEVDALGEELTGRLLAADPLRASVLGLPGDHDRLPDVSAQAQARHRAACLDLAARAGAAEPAGPGEAVTRDVVVQQARAAVDLLDARLPEFAVSDAFTAPVQLVLMTLPMIELTGPGRARGFLARLAAVPALVDQVIERQSGGLTPPGFLVDGAIGYFDRLLAAPGVAPLRLDVGSGALAAERDALLAGSVRPALVRYREFLAGELRARARPADEPGLCWQPGGLPRYAGLIRAHTTTGRTAQELHDIGLALIADLAGEFRAVGRRVFGTTDLAEIFHRLRTDPALRWGSGEELLAAARAAIARAEVAAPRWFRTIPSARCEVRPVPATEAGAGTIAYYIEPALDGSRPGVYYASTVQAPERLRHVGEAVAFHEAIPGHHLQISLAQQLDLPLLRRIAEVNAYTEGWGLYAERLADEMGLYSDEVARLGMLTQDAMRAGRLVVDTGLHALGWSRQRAVDYLREHTPMAEVEIAEEVDRYLGCPGPALSYAVGRLEIRRIRAGAERALGERFDVRDFHDVVLGHGILPLPVLDRVVSDWITSR; this is encoded by the coding sequence GTGAGCGAGGTGGACGCGCTCGGCGAGGAGCTCACCGGCCGGCTGCTGGCGGCCGATCCGCTGCGTGCGTCCGTGCTCGGCCTGCCGGGGGACCACGACCGGCTGCCGGATGTGAGCGCGCAGGCGCAGGCGCGCCACCGGGCCGCCTGTCTGGATCTCGCCGCCCGTGCCGGGGCGGCCGAGCCGGCCGGGCCCGGTGAGGCGGTGACGCGCGACGTCGTCGTCCAGCAGGCCCGGGCGGCTGTCGACCTCCTCGACGCGCGGCTTCCCGAGTTCGCCGTCAGCGACGCGTTCACCGCGCCGGTCCAGCTGGTGCTGATGACGCTGCCGATGATCGAGCTGACCGGCCCCGGCCGGGCCCGCGGTTTCCTCGCCCGGCTCGCCGCCGTGCCGGCCCTGGTGGACCAGGTGATCGAGCGGCAGTCCGGCGGCCTCACGCCGCCGGGTTTCCTGGTGGATGGGGCGATCGGCTACTTCGACCGGTTGCTGGCCGCGCCCGGGGTTGCGCCGTTGCGCCTGGATGTCGGGTCCGGCGCGCTGGCCGCCGAGCGGGACGCACTGCTGGCCGGGTCGGTGCGGCCCGCCCTGGTCCGCTACCGCGAGTTCCTCGCCGGTGAGCTGCGGGCGCGTGCCCGGCCCGCGGACGAGCCGGGCCTGTGCTGGCAGCCCGGCGGTCTGCCCCGGTACGCCGGGCTGATCCGGGCGCACACCACCACCGGGCGCACCGCGCAGGAACTGCACGACATCGGGCTCGCCCTGATCGCCGACCTGGCCGGCGAGTTCCGGGCGGTCGGCCGCCGCGTGTTCGGCACCACGGACCTGGCGGAGATCTTCCACCGGCTGCGCACCGATCCCGCGTTGCGCTGGGGCAGCGGCGAGGAACTGCTGGCCGCCGCGCGTGCGGCGATCGCCAGGGCGGAGGTCGCGGCGCCCCGGTGGTTCCGGACGATCCCGTCGGCGCGGTGCGAGGTGCGGCCGGTACCGGCGACCGAGGCCGGTGCGGGCACGATCGCCTACTACATTGAACCGGCGCTGGACGGCTCCCGGCCGGGCGTCTACTACGCCAGCACGGTGCAGGCACCGGAACGGCTGCGGCACGTCGGCGAGGCGGTCGCCTTCCACGAGGCGATCCCCGGCCACCACCTCCAGATCTCGCTCGCGCAGCAGCTGGACCTGCCCCTGCTGCGCCGGATCGCCGAGGTCAACGCCTACACCGAGGGCTGGGGCCTCTACGCCGAGCGGCTGGCCGACGAGATGGGCCTGTACTCCGATGAGGTGGCGCGGCTGGGCATGCTGACCCAGGACGCGATGCGCGCCGGCCGCCTGGTGGTGGACACCGGGCTGCACGCGCTGGGCTGGTCCCGGCAGCGGGCGGTGGACTACCTGCGGGAGCACACGCCGATGGCCGAGGTGGAGATCGCCGAGGAGGTCGACCGCTACCTCGGCTGCCCGGGGCCGGCGTTGTCGTACGCGGTCGGGCGGCTGGAGATCCGGCGGATCCGGGCCGGTGCCGAGCGCGCGCTGGGCGAGCGGTTCGACGTCCGGGACTTCCACGACGTGGTGCTGGGGCACGGGATTCTCCCGCTGCCCGTTCTGGACCGGGTGGTTTCGGACTGGATTACCAGCCGGTAG